A window of Diabrotica virgifera virgifera chromosome 9, PGI_DIABVI_V3a contains these coding sequences:
- the LOC114341434 gene encoding uncharacterized protein LOC114341434, with the protein MYGKRARSDSVVMPPIFDIYRKPIFDESIRKAEYRTYAPFIKSFNCNDIVEFSINQVDSFFAMSETLLCIKGSLEITGNGDVKLANNVGAFLFDSCTYSESAREMETVRDPGIVSAVRAMTCYTQEDSNYMVMAGWNYPKDPILNDTSFNIQMPLKHIFNIFNDYPMITCGRQTIRLVRARNDNDCIVIKEKQNADKTTTVTTAKIKITNIELRVKHIFPNDEIKLELMKSIQQDQPIVIPFRKWELHELPAITKGARREVWAVKTSTSVERPRYVIVFFQTGKRNTITSDPTLFDNVSIQSIRLSLNGEYWPNERMQLDFNKTDYNEAYFNYTEFYPSYIHSQQKRPLLDFLAFQHHALFVIDCSKQEESMKASTVDVKLDIEASTGFPANTKVYCIIIHDCVMEYFPLTEIVKSLT; encoded by the coding sequence ATGTATGGAAAACGAGCACGTTCAGACAGCGTAGTAATGCCTccaatatttgatatttatcGTAAGCCAATCTTTGATGAATCAATTCGAAAGGCTGAATACCGAACTTATGCACCATTCATCAAATCATTCAACTGCAATGATATTGTTGAATTTAGCATTAATCAAGTTGACTCGTTTTTTGCCATGAGCGAAACCCTGTTATGCATTAAAGGATCACTTGAAATAACTGGAAATGGCGATGTCAAACTAGCAAATAATGTGGGTGCCTTCCTTTTCGATTCGTGTACGTACAGCGAAAGCGCAAGGGAGATGGAAACAGTGCGGGATCCTGGCATCGTAAGTGCTGTACGTGCCATGACATGTTATACTCAAGAAGATTCTAATTATATGGTTATGGCTGGATGGAATTACCCTAAGGACCCAATTCTTAACGATACTTCATTCAACATACAGATGCCTCTTAAGcacatttttaacattttcaacgaTTATCCAATGATTACGTGTGGTCGTCAAACAATAAGACTAGTTCGAGCTCGAAACGACAACGATTGCATTGTcattaaagaaaaacaaaacgCTGACAAAACTACAACTGTTACAACCGCCAAGATTAAAATTACCAACATTGAACTCAGAGTGAAGCACATATTTCCAAATGATGAAATTAAATTGGAACTCATGAAATCCATTCAACAAGATCAGCCTATAGTTATTCCATTTAGAAAGTGGGAATTGCACGAATTGCCTGCCATTACCAAAGGTGCTAGGCGTGAAGTTTGGGCTGTTAAAACTAGCACATCCGTTGAAAGACCACGTTATGTCATTGTTTTCTTTCAAACAGGCAAACGTAACACAATCACATCTGATCCCACATTATTTGACAATGTCAGCATCCAAAGTATTAGATTATCGTTAAATGGAGAATACTGGCCAAACGAGAGAATGCAGTTGGATTTTAACAAAACTGACTACAACGAGGCCTATTTCAACTATACCGAATTTTACCCAAGCTACATACATTCCCAACAAAAACGACCTCTACTTGATTTCTTAGCTTTCCAGCATCATGCGTTGTTCGTTATCGATTGCTCGAAACAAGAAGAAAGCATGAAAGCATCCACCGTTGACGTAAAACTCGATATTGAAGCGTCTACTGGCTTTCCCGCCAACACCAAGGTCTATTGTATTATTATTCACGACTGTGTAATGGAGTACTTCCCTCTCaccgaaattgtaaaaagtctAACTTAG
- the LOC126891612 gene encoding matrix metalloproteinase-18-like, which yields MMEVFFMCMLLLRFIAATDAFSEDDAMRFFHQYGYIENGSLADFNTTLLHFQERYNLYVDGTLNDETIALMQKPRCQTGENDYSLTGKWYKHNLRWYFPQADRAHHIIQIVERAFKMWEDVSNLHFSRVTLPVPTPDITITAVKGKHYFRSNCMGNRECGQQFDGRGGKLAHAYFPLINDTCVEIHIDLDEKWSYNVNDTDYDSANLFMVILHEIGHSLGLSHSNDKNAVMYPWYSHKLLTITQDDINGMEALYGRKSTYITTQQTSASTQATPRKSTSYIPTQASTSTRSHKSRVHTTRPRPIPTEIIPHQTTKTAPPFCAIEYPNILFLAYDPQFKNHHMYIIHDGFVWKNDLNGHMVPNNPDHLSTYLPKQIRNISYVFQNTAGNLIVTSNNTMYSVSFPSITISRDIPLFILPPHAEINVVFQTHTGKTYIWYDNTAFIEYDDIIDLVISRGLIKDIFPGVPTTVKSVFKYIDGHLYFLDGSTYYKYNEFTKKIIEIGRFNWNLFGIPCPDDSLITQLKYLLNKVGSFYT from the coding sequence ATGATGGAGGTGTTTTTCATGTGTATGCTACTCCTGCGTTTTATAGCAGCAACCGACGCCTTTTCCGAAGACGATGCTATGAGGTTTTTTCATCAGTATGGGTATATAGAAAATGGTTCTCTAGCAGATTTCAATACAACGCTCCTACATTTCCAAGAACGATATAATTTATATGTTGATGGTACATTAAACGATGAAACCATAGCATTAATGCAAAAACCTCGATGCCAAACTGGTGAAAACGATTACTCTCTTACTGGAAAATGGTATAAACATAATCTACGATGGTATTTTCCTCAGGCTGATCGAGCGCACCATATAATTCAAATAGTTGAACGAGCCTTTAAAATGTGGGAAGATGTTTCAAATTTGCATTTTAGCAGAGTAACTCTTCCTGTTCCGACACCAGATATCACTATAACAGCCGTTAAAGGAAAGCATTATTTTCGCTCCAACTGTATGGGTAACCGAGAGTGTGGACAGCAGTTTGATGGTCGTGGTGGAAAATTAGCACATGCATATTTTCCCCTCATTAATGATACTTGCGTAGAAATACATATAGACTTGGATGAAAAATGGAGTTATAATGTGAACGATACAGATTATGATTCTGCCAATCTCTTTATGGTTATTCTTCACGAAATTGGTCACAGTTTAGGTTTATCGCATAGTAACGATAAGAATGCTGTAATGTATCCCTGGTATTCACATAAATTACTCACTATTACTCAGGATGATATTAACGGTATGGAGGCTTTATACGGACGCAAAAGTACATATATTACTACGCAGCAAACTAGTGCATCAACCCAGGCAACACCGAGAAAAAGTACATCTTATATTCCTACACAGGCTAGTACATCAACTCGATCGCATAAATCGAGGGTGCATACTACAAGACCCCGTCCTATACCAACCGAGATTATACCTCACCAAACAACGAAAACTGCACCGCCTTTTTGTGCTATTGAATATCCTAATATTCTCTTTCTGGCATATGATCCTCAGTTTAAGAACCATCATATGTATATAATACATGATGGATTTGTATGGAAGAATGATCTAAATGGTCACATGGTACCGAATAATCCCGACCATTTGAGTACTTATTTACCTAAACAAATAAGAAATATTTCGTATGTGTTTCAGAATACGGCTGGTAACTTAATTGTTACATCAAATAATACTATGTACTCAGTATCATTTCCCAGCATAACTATTTCAAGAGATATACCTCTGTTTATATTACCACCCCATGCCGAGATAAACGTTGTATTTCAGACTCATACAGGAAAGACGTATATATGGTATGACAATACAGCATTCATTGAATATGACGACATAATAGACCTAGTCATTAGCAGAGGACTTATAAAGGACATATTCCCTGGAGTACCGACCACCGTTAAATCGGTATTTAAATATATAGATGGACATTTATACTTTCTAGATGGCAGCACGTATTACAAATATAATGAATTTACAAAGAAGATCATCGAAATTGGCAGATTTAATTGGAACTTATTCGGAATTCCTTGTCCAGATGACAGCCTGATTACACAGTTGAAATATTTACTGAATAAAGTTGGCTCTTTTTATACATAA